The following proteins come from a genomic window of Methanomicrobia archaeon:
- a CDS encoding nucleotidyltransferase domain-containing protein, whose translation MQSFIVEESLNSVKVFWLDQERLRAELYRTAQKVGTGDKNVVKIVLFGSLAENRAVPGSDADILIILKQSSAPFLTRIEEWSEKFSVDFPIELFPYTEEELDNPVVQNAMIKGITLFEQ comes from the coding sequence ATGCAATCGTTTATAGTCGAAGAATCATTGAATTCTGTCAAGGTTTTCTGGCTTGACCAGGAGCGTTTGCGAGCGGAGCTGTACAGAACCGCCCAGAAAGTGGGTACGGGGGATAAGAACGTCGTGAAGATCGTCTTATTTGGGTCGCTCGCGGAGAACCGTGCCGTGCCGGGCAGTGACGCAGATATTTTAATTATATTGAAACAGTCAAGTGCACCGTTTTTGACGCGCATAGAGGAATGGAGCGAGAAGTTCTCGGTAGATTTCCCGATCGAACTTTTCCCGTACACCGAGGAGGAGTTAGATAATCCTGTTGTGCAGAATGCGATGATCAAGGGTATTACCTTATTTGAACAATAG
- a CDS encoding 2,3-bisphosphoglycerate-independent phosphoglycerate mutase: protein MTSANTKSNSDSKKAILLVCDGLGDRPSVQGMTPLQAADTPHLDALCTAGISGLLDIISPGIVPGSDTAHLALFGYDPYHNYPGRGVFEALGADIPLHAGDVAFRANFATVDAEMRVLDRRAGRKGSKELAALLDGLDIEDVRITLKNTTQHRCAVVMNGEGLSRYVSDVDSHVAGALVQDCKPLKDGAAERKTARIVNTFIKLSYELLNEHPINAERRQKGELPANIILMRGAGTPEPITSLHERFGFSAACVAGASLYKGVAQYVGMDVLPVDGATGKADTNLTNKAKAALQALEEHDFVFLHVKDTDNHGHDGDFEGKKAIIERVDAELVALLKDAGAYLAVTGDHSTPVAIKRHCSDPVPLLIHGTGVRTDNVTKFDELSVASGGLNRIRGLDLMPILADFMGYYVMYGS, encoded by the coding sequence ATGACGAGCGCAAACACGAAATCCAATTCTGATTCGAAGAAGGCGATATTATTGGTCTGCGACGGCCTCGGTGATCGTCCTTCTGTACAGGGCATGACCCCGCTCCAGGCGGCAGATACGCCACATTTGGATGCACTCTGCACAGCGGGTATCTCCGGCTTGCTGGATATTATCTCTCCGGGTATCGTACCCGGTAGCGACACGGCGCATCTTGCACTCTTTGGCTATGATCCGTACCATAATTATCCCGGCCGGGGTGTCTTTGAAGCGCTCGGCGCGGACATACCGCTGCATGCGGGCGACGTGGCCTTTCGCGCTAATTTCGCGACCGTGGACGCCGAAATGCGTGTGCTCGATAGGCGAGCAGGTAGAAAGGGGAGCAAGGAACTGGCTGCGCTGCTCGATGGGCTCGACATCGAGGATGTCAGAATCACACTGAAAAATACCACGCAACATCGCTGCGCCGTTGTCATGAACGGCGAGGGGCTCTCGCGCTATGTCTCCGATGTGGATTCGCACGTGGCCGGGGCGCTCGTACAGGACTGTAAGCCCCTGAAGGACGGCGCGGCCGAGCGGAAGACCGCGCGTATCGTAAATACCTTCATCAAGCTCAGTTACGAGCTCCTTAACGAGCATCCGATAAATGCGGAACGGAGACAGAAGGGTGAACTGCCCGCGAATATCATATTGATGCGCGGTGCGGGCACGCCCGAGCCGATCACGTCGCTTCATGAACGCTTCGGTTTCAGCGCCGCGTGCGTCGCCGGCGCCTCACTCTATAAGGGCGTTGCGCAGTACGTCGGTATGGACGTTTTACCGGTGGACGGTGCGACCGGTAAGGCAGATACGAACTTAACGAACAAGGCGAAGGCGGCGTTACAGGCACTGGAAGAGCACGACTTCGTCTTCCTGCACGTGAAGGATACCGATAATCACGGCCACGACGGCGATTTCGAGGGCAAGAAAGCGATCATAGAGCGGGTGGACGCTGAGCTTGTGGCACTACTCAAAGACGCCGGGGCATACCTTGCCGTTACCGGCGACCACAGCACGCCCGTAGCCATAAAAAGGCATTGCAGTGATCCCGTTCCCCTTCTCATACATGGCACGGGGGTGCGGACGGACAACGTCACGAAA
- the glmS gene encoding glutamine--fructose-6-phosphate transaminase (isomerizing) — translation MCGIIGYIGLKQAFPYLTSGLEKLEYRGYDSAGIALCAAELQLQKAVGKLSEISFEAGEGTIGIAHTRWATHGKVSIGNAHPHTDCNNEIAIVHNGIIENYRELKACLIENGHTFRSETDSETIAHLVEEFMKRGFEFEDAFRNALRLLEGSYTILAIRNGERKLLGARKGSRSLCIGIGADGIFPSSDVLAFLEWTDKVIYLRSGDVFVADDNQTVRIYNLTDGRAVTRPVDCITCNAEEAKKCGFEHFMLKELSEQDETLLRALQQEEDGVRSICDTMRHAFGTFFIGCGSSYHACLAGSYLFSKIAKVHVNTVLASEFEHYEDFLTDDTLVLAISQSGETADVLDAVNAAKRRGSKVVGIVNREGSILTRESDALLMMKSGLELCVLSTKTYTSQVVLMALLAYALADKYEDGLKKLGSLYIDIFNLTSRTMREYLEQLAAQLYNKDHIYLIGRELQYATALEAALKIKEVSYIHAEAFAGGELKHGPLALIEEGTPCIVFVAAENKAKILSNAEEIKSRGGYIIGVAPEREAIFDFWIKVPEAEELNPIIQIIPMQVLAYELAVLRGLDPDKPRNLAKSVTVS, via the coding sequence ATGTGCGGTATTATCGGGTACATCGGACTCAAGCAAGCGTTTCCGTACCTGACGAGCGGTCTGGAAAAGCTGGAGTATCGTGGCTACGATTCGGCCGGTATTGCGCTCTGCGCTGCTGAGCTGCAGTTGCAGAAAGCTGTGGGAAAACTGAGTGAGATCTCATTCGAAGCTGGAGAGGGGACGATAGGAATCGCCCATACCCGGTGGGCGACGCACGGTAAAGTTTCCATTGGGAACGCGCACCCACATACAGACTGCAATAATGAGATCGCGATCGTTCATAACGGCATAATAGAAAATTACCGGGAACTGAAAGCGTGCTTGATCGAGAACGGGCATACGTTCAGATCTGAAACAGACTCTGAGACGATTGCGCACCTCGTGGAGGAGTTCATGAAGCGCGGCTTCGAGTTTGAGGATGCGTTTCGTAACGCGTTGCGACTGCTCGAAGGGAGCTATACCATTCTCGCGATACGGAACGGTGAGCGGAAGCTCCTTGGTGCGCGAAAAGGCTCGCGGTCACTCTGTATCGGTATCGGAGCAGACGGGATCTTCCCCTCGTCCGATGTGCTCGCGTTCCTGGAGTGGACGGATAAAGTCATCTATCTGAGAAGTGGCGATGTCTTCGTCGCGGACGATAACCAGACAGTGCGGATTTACAATTTAACCGATGGTCGAGCGGTAACACGCCCGGTGGACTGCATCACGTGCAATGCGGAAGAGGCAAAGAAGTGCGGGTTCGAGCACTTCATGCTGAAGGAACTCAGTGAGCAGGATGAGACGCTGCTCAGAGCGTTACAGCAGGAGGAAGACGGAGTGCGGAGCATCTGTGATACGATGCGCCACGCGTTTGGCACGTTCTTCATCGGCTGTGGATCCAGTTATCACGCGTGTCTGGCTGGCAGCTACCTCTTCTCGAAGATCGCGAAGGTGCACGTGAATACCGTCCTGGCCTCGGAATTCGAGCATTATGAGGACTTTCTAACGGATGACACGTTAGTTTTGGCCATCTCGCAATCGGGCGAGACCGCGGACGTTTTGGATGCGGTGAACGCGGCGAAGCGGCGTGGCAGCAAGGTCGTAGGGATCGTGAACCGCGAGGGCTCGATCCTCACGCGGGAGAGCGACGCGCTCCTGATGATGAAAAGCGGGCTTGAACTCTGCGTGCTCTCCACGAAGACCTACACGTCACAGGTCGTGCTCATGGCACTGCTCGCCTATGCACTGGCAGATAAGTACGAGGACGGCTTGAAGAAGCTCGGGAGCCTGTATATCGATATTTTTAACCTGACTTCGCGAACGATGCGTGAGTATCTGGAGCAGCTCGCTGCGCAGCTCTATAATAAGGATCATATCTATCTCATCGGCCGCGAGCTGCAGTATGCGACCGCTTTGGAGGCGGCGTTGAAGATAAAGGAGGTCTCATACATCCATGCGGAAGCGTTCGCCGGCGGTGAGCTGAAGCACGGGCCGCTGGCGCTGATCGAGGAAGGCACCCCGTGCATCGTCTTCGTTGCCGCGGAGAACAAGGCGAAGATACTCTCGAACGCGGAGGAGATAAAGAGCCGCGGCGGGTACATCATTGGAGTCGCTCCGGAACGCGAGGCGATCTTCGATTTCTGGATCAAAGTCCCGGAAGCGGAGGAACTGAACCCGATCATTCAGATCATCCCGATGCAGGTGCTCGCTTACGAGCTTGCGGTGCTGCGCGGGCTCGATCCCGATAAGCCGCGGAACCTGGCGAAGAGCGTGACCGTGAGCTAA
- a CDS encoding ArsR family transcriptional regulator yields MSGGSVPVIFKALSSKTRMEMLRLLLQDEYHISGLANELGISVPVAAKHVKRLEDADLVHRKAFGRTHVLSANRKRLYDAMDTFSGDYEVHTQRGINILDALKEVDGIGIKKVGDKEFIASIDGEEGFYIYEVNGKSPAVPINEYTMDDGGEIQIKRLVPVLTKRVRVRIPPAENTVKKRGRE; encoded by the coding sequence ATGAGCGGAGGAAGTGTACCGGTGATCTTCAAAGCGCTGAGTAGTAAGACGCGGATGGAGATGCTGCGGCTTTTGCTGCAAGACGAGTATCATATCTCCGGTCTGGCGAATGAACTGGGCATCTCGGTACCCGTGGCTGCGAAGCATGTCAAGCGCTTAGAGGATGCCGATCTGGTGCATCGCAAGGCCTTTGGACGGACGCACGTGCTCTCCGCGAACCGGAAGCGGCTGTACGACGCGATGGATACGTTCAGTGGGGATTACGAAGTGCACACGCAGAGGGGTATAAATATCCTGGATGCGCTGAAGGAGGTTGACGGGATCGGGATCAAGAAAGTAGGAGATAAGGAGTTCATTGCGTCAATCGACGGCGAGGAAGGTTTTTACATCTATGAGGTAAACGGCAAATCCCCGGCGGTGCCCATCAACGAGTATACGATGGATGATGGCGGGGAGATCCAGATAAAGCGGTTGGTGCCGGTACTTACGAAGCGCGTTAGGGTGAGGATCCCCCCGGCGGAGAACACGGTAAAGAAACGAGGTCGTGAGTGA
- a CDS encoding HEPN domain-containing protein encodes MPERSKDWMDQAERDLHVAEELLHDEIYEWSCFVAHQAAEKALKAVFQKFHAVAWGHSILDLLKALARREAVHEDLFQCARSLDKYYVPTRYPNGFESGSPYEYFTREDAEHAIVYSRRIIEFCQGFLA; translated from the coding sequence ATGCCAGAGAGAAGCAAAGACTGGATGGATCAAGCAGAGCGTGATTTACACGTAGCGGAAGAGCTGCTGCATGATGAAATATATGAATGGTCCTGTTTTGTTGCGCACCAAGCGGCGGAGAAAGCGTTGAAAGCGGTATTCCAGAAGTTCCATGCGGTTGCCTGGGGTCATTCGATCTTAGACCTTTTGAAAGCACTGGCGCGGCGCGAGGCGGTACATGAGGACCTGTTTCAGTGTGCCCGGAGTTTAGACAAATATTATGTCCCCACCCGATATCCGAATGGTTTTGAATCCGGAAGCCCGTACGAATATTTCACACGGGAGGATGCAGAGCATGCAATCGTTTATAGTCGAAGAATCATTGAATTCTGTCAAGGTTTTCTGGCTTGA